The Thermacetogenium phaeum DSM 12270 genome segment ATCAATCATTTTAACCTAGCCTTCCGAGAATCATCGCTTTTCGGAGGCTGTAGAAGTGCTGCATGTCGAAATAACGCCTCCTGGAATTTACCTCGAAGAAGACACGCTGCCTGTGGTCTTTCTCCAGAATCAGTTTACCGTATTTCCGGACCTGGTGCTGGAGCAGGAGTGGTGCCTCCATCAAATCAATGACCTGAACAGGTCTGTGAAGCTTTTCTTGGAGGGCGATTTCCAGCTCTAGCCGTCTTTCAAAACGCTCTAGTTTGTCCTTTATGTTTGGAGAAAAGAGAACGGCAATGTCGATGTCGCTTTCTGGGCGGAACCGGCCACGTGTAAAAAAGCGGGAGGTTTATTGCCGATCACAGTGGAGGTCGGGATAGCCAAAAGGATGGTTGCTTATACGAATAGGGGTTCTACCGCAGCAGGAGCAGGTTTGAAGAATTGTTTGCCGGCAAAAACCCTGGTATACTTAAAGTGTCACGAAAACTAAAAAGACCGGGTGTGTTCGTTACAACAATTTAACGGGAGAACCGTCAGATGACAGAAAATCAAATTGACCATGATCGTTTATTCAAAGAACTTTTGGAGAGCTTTTTCGCCGAGTTCATGGAGTTGTTCTTTCCAGAAGCTGCTCGTTCCATTGACCTGACACAGCTCAGGTTTCTCCAGCAAGAAATCTTCACCGACGTTACAGCCGGTGACAGACACGAAGTGGACATTCTGGTGGAAACCAGGCTTAAGGGCCAGCCGGGTTTGATTCTGGTACACATTGAACCGCAATCGTACGTACAAAAGAACTTTAACGAGCGGATGTTCGTTTACTTCAGCCGGTTATACGAGAAGCACCGGCGGAAGATATTGCCGGTGGCCGTATTTGGCTACGACCGGGTACGGGATGAACCGGACAGCTTCGAGATTGTCTTTCCCTTCCTGGATGTTCTAAATTTCCGGTTTTACAAGCTGGAGTTAAAGAAACTTGACTGGCGGGAGTACATTCATAGTGATAATCCGGTAGCAGCGGCGCTGTTAA includes the following:
- the mntA gene encoding type VII toxin-antitoxin system MntA family adenylyltransferase antitoxin, which gives rise to MDIAVLFSPNIKDKLERFERRLELEIALQEKLHRPVQVIDLMEAPLLLQHQVRKYGKLILEKDHRQRVFFEVNSRRRYFDMQHFYSLRKAMILGRLG